The following are encoded together in the Hoplias malabaricus isolate fHopMal1 chromosome 3, fHopMal1.hap1, whole genome shotgun sequence genome:
- the LOC136692496 gene encoding transmembrane protein 100-like — protein MGCSSGRLPCQPPAPVQLPTLDPDRCLTQEGIGPTPKSPENFSTLERLAQATGGTEKSWYRCVFPFGVISLVIGMAGTGVTFTFNTLLQTKVVSLVLLAVGFIMLLVAAACWRVHRAKRREKKEGVFFGSEQGTL, from the coding sequence ATGGGCTGCTCCTCCGGACGGCTGCCGTGCCAGCCCCCGGCCCCCGTGCAGCTGCCCACTCTGGACCCTGACCGTTGCTTAACCCAGGAAGGGATTGGACCTACACCCAAAAGCCCAGAAAACTTCTCCACACTGGAGCGTCTGGCACAGGCCACCGGGGGCACGGAGAAGTCCTGGTATCGCTGTGTATTTCCTTTTGGGGTCATCTCACTGGTGATTGGCATGGCGGGCACAGGAGTTACCTTTACTTTCAACACCCTCTTGCAGACGAAAGTGGTCTCTCTGGTGCTGCTGGCTGTGGGCTTCATCATGTTGCTGGTGGCAGCTGCTTGCTGGAGGGTCCACAGAGCtaaaaggagagagaagaaagaagggGTATTCTTCGGCTCGGAGCAAGGGACCCTATGA